The following coding sequences lie in one Arachis stenosperma cultivar V10309 chromosome 5, arast.V10309.gnm1.PFL2, whole genome shotgun sequence genomic window:
- the LOC130980829 gene encoding uncharacterized protein LOC130980829, whose product MITTSDERSMNEIEHLQDNQKGNQEERSHAPQPTLKEELKKKETLNPYAPFPQRLKGGVAGRMYSRFLDMFASLDVNIPFIKALHQMPSYIKYIKELLDRKSSLKSGQTIKMNRDCSALIQPGPPTMRKDPGSLHIPCAIGETMIDKGLCDMGASINLMPLSLMKKLQIN is encoded by the coding sequence ATGATCACCACAAGTGATGAGAGGAGTATGAATGAAATAGAACACCTCCAAGACAATCAAAAGGGAAATCAGGAAGAAAGGAGCCATGCACCTCAACCCACACTCAAGGAAGagctgaagaagaaggagaCACTTAACCCATATGCACCCTTTCCCCAAAGGCTTAAAGGTGGAGTAGCAGGGAGGATGTATTCAAGATTCCTCGAcatgtttgcatctcttgatgtaaatataccattcattaaAGCCCTCCATCAAATGCCTTCCTACATAAAGTATATAAAGGAGCTGTTAGACAGAAAGAGTTCATTGAAAAGTGGACAAACGATAAAGATGAATAGGGATtgcagtgctctcattcaaccaGGGCCACCCACAATGAGGAAGGATCCAGGGAGTCTTCATATTCCCtgtgccataggagaaacaatgATTGATAAAGGACTCTGTGACATGGGAGCgagcatcaatttaatgcctctatccctcatgaaaaagcttcaaatcaatTAG